One genomic window of Cupriavidus oxalaticus includes the following:
- a CDS encoding STAS domain-containing protein yields the protein MLSLGTSLTNQNAAAVLRDGLARVAQGGAQGKVQVDCTGLAQVDSSAVAVLLAWHRAAAARNLALSLRGVPAQLSQLAGLYGVDGLLGLANGADALSRPGHHHRH from the coding sequence ATGCTTTCGCTGGGTACCTCGCTGACCAACCAGAACGCCGCGGCCGTGCTGCGCGACGGGCTGGCGCGCGTGGCGCAGGGCGGGGCGCAGGGCAAGGTGCAGGTCGATTGCACGGGCCTGGCGCAGGTGGATTCCTCCGCAGTTGCCGTGCTGCTGGCGTGGCATCGTGCCGCAGCCGCGCGCAACCTGGCGCTGTCGCTGCGCGGGGTGCCGGCGCAGCTGTCGCAGCTGGCCGGCCTGTATGGCGTCGATGGCCTGCTGGGCCTGGCGAACGGCGCCGACGCGCTTTCCCGTCCGGGCCACCACCACCGACATTGA
- a CDS encoding MlaC/ttg2D family ABC transporter substrate-binding protein: MIKRLLVPFLTVVAFAGAAHAQVSGTDAATPDGLVKAVVNDVMTTVKADKDMQAGNIAKITALVEQKIIPNANFQKTTQIAMGRNWSKATPEQQKQITEEFKTLLIRTYAGAIAQIRDQAVQYRPYRGTPEDTDATIRTQVINKGEPIQMDYRLEKTANGWKVYDINVLGAWLTEAYKGSFNTIVGQQGVEGVIKTLQDRNRQLANAKS; this comes from the coding sequence ATGATTAAGCGACTGTTGGTCCCCTTCCTTACGGTAGTAGCCTTCGCCGGCGCTGCCCATGCACAGGTGTCGGGCACGGACGCCGCCACGCCGGACGGGCTGGTGAAGGCCGTGGTCAACGACGTAATGACGACCGTCAAGGCCGACAAGGACATGCAGGCCGGCAATATTGCCAAGATCACCGCGCTGGTCGAGCAAAAGATCATCCCCAACGCCAACTTCCAGAAGACCACGCAGATCGCGATGGGCCGCAACTGGTCGAAGGCGACGCCCGAGCAGCAGAAGCAGATCACCGAGGAGTTCAAGACCCTGCTGATCCGCACCTACGCCGGCGCCATCGCGCAGATCCGTGACCAGGCCGTGCAATACCGCCCGTACCGCGGCACGCCTGAGGACACCGATGCCACCATCCGCACCCAGGTCATCAACAAGGGCGAGCCGATCCAGATGGACTACCGCCTGGAGAAGACCGCGAACGGCTGGAAGGTCTACGACATCAACGTGCTGGGTGCGTGGCTGACCGAGGCCTACAAGGGCAGCTTCAATACCATCGTCGGCCAGCAGGGCGTCGAGGGTGTGATCAAGACGCTGCAGGACCGCAACCGCCAGCTGGCCAACGCCAAGAGCTAA
- a CDS encoding MlaA family lipoprotein: MRVVPPVKPGRVARRPVAGLMAAAAAAALIAGCATGPTANPKDPLEPFNREVSKINEDFDKGILRPVAELYADYMPTPVQRAVENFFSNVSDAYSAVNNLLQGKPTRAAEDSMRVAMNSVLGLGGLIDIATPAGLPKYKEDFGQTLGVWGVPPGPYLVLPLFGPSSVRDTGGMLVDRQFDPSAYIYPVSLRNSLAGVRIVAGRAQLLGASNLLEQAALDKYSFLRDSYLQRRQYLVYDGNPPEADDADSDGAAPAAPAAPDDAGEKPAGATTPAAPAPAAQPADASAPAATPPADASAPAATPPKGDIQPESQSLPVPPVEPMQRIVPGVIRIR; encoded by the coding sequence ATGAGGGTTGTCCCCCCCGTCAAGCCGGGCCGCGTTGCACGCCGCCCGGTGGCCGGCCTGATGGCCGCGGCGGCAGCCGCTGCGCTGATCGCCGGCTGCGCCACCGGCCCCACGGCCAACCCGAAGGATCCACTGGAGCCCTTTAACCGCGAAGTCTCGAAGATCAACGAGGACTTCGACAAGGGCATCCTGCGCCCGGTGGCCGAGCTGTACGCCGACTACATGCCGACGCCGGTGCAGCGCGCGGTGGAGAATTTCTTCTCCAACGTCAGCGATGCCTATTCGGCGGTGAACAACCTGCTGCAGGGCAAGCCCACGCGCGCCGCCGAGGATTCGATGCGGGTCGCGATGAACTCGGTGCTTGGCCTGGGCGGGCTGATCGACATCGCCACGCCGGCCGGCCTGCCCAAGTACAAGGAAGACTTCGGCCAGACGCTGGGTGTGTGGGGCGTGCCGCCAGGCCCGTACCTGGTGCTGCCGCTGTTCGGCCCGAGCTCGGTGCGCGATACCGGCGGCATGCTGGTGGACCGCCAGTTCGACCCGTCGGCCTATATCTACCCGGTATCGCTGCGCAATTCGCTGGCCGGCGTGCGCATCGTCGCGGGCCGCGCGCAGCTGCTTGGCGCGAGCAACCTGCTGGAGCAGGCGGCGCTGGACAAGTACTCGTTCCTGCGCGACTCCTACCTGCAGCGGCGCCAGTACCTGGTTTACGATGGCAATCCGCCGGAAGCCGACGACGCTGACAGCGATGGCGCCGCACCCGCAGCACCGGCTGCCCCGGATGACGCCGGCGAGAAGCCTGCTGGCGCCACCACGCCCGCGGCACCGGCACCTGCCGCACAACCGGCGGATGCGTCCGCGCCCGCGGCCACGCCGCCGGCCGATGCGTCGGCCCCGGCCGCCACGCCTCCCAAGGGCGACATCCAGCCGGAAAGCCAGAGCCTGCCGGTGCCGCCGGTGGAGCCGATGCAGCGTATCGTCCCCGGCGTGATCCGCATTCGCTAA